A genomic stretch from Candidatus Nitrososphaera gargensis Ga9.2 includes:
- a CDS encoding RNA-protein complex protein Nop10, translating into MKHLIRKCPSCNTYTLKHECPKCKTPTTDPHPPKYSPDDKYVRYRIADRYSES; encoded by the coding sequence ATGAAGCACCTAATACGCAAGTGCCCCTCATGCAATACTTACACGCTCAAGCACGAATGCCCAAAATGCAAAACTCCAACCACGGACCCGCATCCACCAAAGTATTCTCCTGACGACAAGTATGTCCGCTACAGGATAGCGGACAGGTATTCGGAATCCTGA
- a CDS encoding NAD(P)/FAD-dependent oxidoreductase codes for MRFAIAGAGVAGSYLGKMLQQRGHDVEIFEASKKEHHWPVCAWGASRHMLEKFSDQAGLDFANYIFHVGQRLRMELPNDNEEYLDLKGLVTYDKHRWENDLLKDVKVTYGVKVTRETFPFDKYDCVIDCTGLHRTLLPKSEQDFLIPAYEYLLENVHGIDEFYVIGYKGAKGYFWYFPLDGGRGYMGAGDVQKKYYGVDEFFKEHPEAKVVKKIGRPIRLAPPKRMEPFYDGDSNIIGVGESIGCVFPMLGEGIIPSLICCDIFLDVLGRSNNNNGKFDFKEYRKRVLDRFDYYDDVYRIVRLKMDGKLSTIKHVNLMMSMYRHMKKEEKRFGFEVSLDKMTRLVNAL; via the coding sequence ATGCGTTTTGCAATAGCGGGTGCAGGCGTGGCAGGGAGCTACCTTGGCAAGATGCTACAGCAGCGCGGCCATGACGTCGAGATCTTTGAGGCATCAAAGAAGGAGCATCACTGGCCCGTCTGCGCGTGGGGCGCATCAAGACACATGCTTGAAAAGTTTTCAGATCAGGCAGGTCTTGATTTTGCCAATTACATTTTCCATGTCGGCCAGCGGCTCAGGATGGAGCTTCCAAACGACAATGAAGAATATCTGGACCTGAAGGGCCTTGTGACCTATGACAAGCACAGATGGGAAAACGACCTGCTAAAGGACGTAAAGGTGACATATGGCGTCAAGGTCACACGCGAGACATTTCCATTTGACAAGTACGACTGTGTAATAGACTGCACAGGCCTCCACCGGACCCTGCTTCCAAAATCCGAGCAGGACTTTTTGATACCGGCGTACGAATACCTGCTTGAAAATGTGCATGGCATAGACGAGTTTTACGTCATAGGCTACAAGGGCGCAAAAGGGTATTTCTGGTATTTTCCGCTTGACGGCGGACGGGGCTACATGGGGGCAGGAGACGTTCAGAAAAAATACTATGGAGTGGACGAATTTTTCAAGGAGCACCCGGAAGCAAAGGTCGTAAAAAAGATAGGCAGGCCGATCAGGCTGGCCCCGCCAAAGCGCATGGAGCCGTTTTACGACGGCGACAGCAACATAATTGGAGTGGGCGAATCGATAGGCTGCGTTTTTCCGATGCTGGGCGAGGGCATAATTCCATCGCTTATCTGCTGCGACATATTTCTGGACGTGCTTGGCAGGAGTAACAACAATAACGGCAAGTTCGACTTCAAGGAATATCGCAAACGGGTGCTTGATAGGTTCGACTATTACGACGATGTCTACAGGATAGTTAGGCTCAAGATGGACGGCAAGCTGAGCACGATAAAGCACGTAAATCTCATGATGAGCATGTACCGTCACATGAAGAAGGAAGAAAAGCGCTTTGGCTTTGAGGTCAGCCTAGACAAGATGACGCGACTGGTAAACGCTTTATAG
- a CDS encoding cobyrinate a,c-diamide synthase produces MQIPRIVIAGVTSGVGKTTVAVAVMHALRRKGGLKVQPFKVGPDFIDPSYHTFVTKRQSRNLDVWMMGKQGVLDCFVGACQGADVAVIEGVMGLFDGMSGKDDFASTAHVAKILDAPVVLVVDAAKSARSIAAIILGFLQFDKNLRIAGIILNNVAGERHAGYITDALAGKIKVPVVGIVRRNSEIRMEERHLGLVPAPELHEVKRKAIVAAAKYVADQIDIDKILKLCGTSLLSDAPVRTRLDTKSRIAVALDESFNFYYADNLDALRRSGAELVFFSPVQEARLPEYIHGIMLGGGFPEVLADRLERNQSMIKSIRKAVLDGMPIYGECGGLMYLTRSIRGYKGEKKARKMAGLVDADTLMTSRLTLNYTEAVCDGPIFGRTRLRGHEFHYSSIENVARDSKFAYSMKKGKGITGDKDGLVVNGSGLAAYMHLHFADTKLPDRLMQACARYSRR; encoded by the coding sequence GTGCAGATCCCAAGAATCGTCATTGCAGGGGTCACAAGCGGAGTGGGCAAGACCACCGTTGCTGTGGCTGTCATGCATGCGCTCCGCAGGAAGGGGGGCCTGAAGGTTCAGCCGTTCAAGGTCGGGCCCGACTTTATCGACCCCTCATACCACACTTTTGTAACAAAGAGGCAGTCACGCAACCTTGACGTCTGGATGATGGGCAAGCAAGGCGTGCTTGATTGCTTTGTTGGCGCCTGCCAAGGCGCAGATGTCGCGGTGATCGAAGGAGTCATGGGGCTGTTTGATGGCATGTCTGGCAAGGACGATTTTGCCAGCACTGCCCACGTGGCCAAGATTCTAGACGCGCCCGTAGTGCTGGTAGTAGATGCTGCCAAGAGCGCACGATCAATAGCAGCTATCATTCTTGGCTTTTTGCAATTTGACAAGAATCTCAGGATAGCAGGGATAATCCTGAATAATGTCGCAGGCGAAAGGCACGCTGGCTACATCACCGACGCGCTGGCCGGCAAGATCAAGGTGCCGGTAGTAGGCATTGTCCGGCGCAACAGCGAGATCAGGATGGAAGAGCGCCATCTGGGCCTCGTCCCTGCGCCAGAGCTGCATGAGGTAAAGAGGAAGGCAATAGTCGCCGCGGCAAAATATGTTGCAGACCAGATCGACATCGACAAGATACTGAAGCTTTGCGGCACAAGCCTACTTTCAGATGCTCCTGTACGTACTCGACTTGATACAAAATCAAGGATCGCAGTTGCTCTAGACGAGTCGTTCAACTTCTACTATGCAGACAACCTTGACGCGCTGAGAAGGAGTGGAGCAGAATTAGTGTTCTTTAGCCCCGTGCAGGAGGCAAGATTGCCTGAATACATTCATGGCATAATGCTTGGCGGCGGGTTCCCAGAGGTGCTTGCAGACAGGCTGGAAAGGAACCAATCGATGATAAAATCCATCCGAAAAGCGGTGTTGGATGGCATGCCGATCTATGGCGAATGCGGTGGACTGATGTACCTCACCCGGTCGATAAGAGGCTACAAAGGCGAGAAAAAGGCGAGGAAAATGGCAGGTCTGGTAGACGCCGACACGCTCATGACGAGCAGGCTCACCCTGAACTATACGGAGGCGGTATGTGATGGGCCCATTTTTGGCAGGACGCGCCTGCGAGGACATGAATTCCACTATTCTTCTATTGAAAATGTTGCGCGCGATTCCAAGTTTGCGTATTCGATGAAAAAAGGCAAAGGCATAACGGGAGACAAGGACGGTCTTGTCGTAAATGGAAGCGGCCTTGCAGCATACATGCACCTGCACTTTGCAGACACAAAGCTACCTGACAGGTTGATGCAGGCGTGCGCTAGATATTCACGCAGATGA
- a CDS encoding acyl-CoA thioesterase produces MKKKSPSESKTEMTLMMLPSDANPKGNVFGGVILKYVDLVAGIVSKRHARNTNCVTASIDRMTFLKPVYIGNALILSARLNYVHRSSMEVEVTIEAENLDDGTRVRTGTAFVTTVALDKNGKPTEVPQLVLKTADDRKRFKEGYARMQSRLKEAGKI; encoded by the coding sequence TTGAAGAAGAAAAGCCCTAGCGAATCAAAGACAGAGATGACGTTGATGATGCTTCCGTCAGATGCCAACCCAAAAGGGAATGTCTTTGGCGGTGTGATACTAAAGTATGTTGACCTTGTCGCAGGGATTGTGTCAAAGAGACATGCGAGAAACACAAACTGCGTCACTGCCAGCATTGACAGGATGACATTTCTAAAGCCCGTGTACATTGGCAACGCGCTGATCCTGTCTGCCCGGCTCAACTACGTCCACAGGTCGTCGATGGAAGTAGAAGTGACGATCGAGGCAGAGAACCTTGATGACGGGACAAGGGTCCGCACGGGGACTGCATTTGTAACCACTGTTGCGCTTGACAAAAATGGCAAGCCGACAGAGGTGCCTCAGCTCGTACTCAAGACGGCTGACGATAGAAAGCGCTTCAAAGAAGGATATGCCAGAATGCAATCGCGCCTGAAAGAAGCCGGCAAGATTTAA
- the cobO gene encoding cob(I)yrinic acid a,c-diamide adenosyltransferase: MSERGLVIVYTGKGKGKTTAALGIVLRAVGHGYKVCMIQFIKGEWYYGELASSKRLEPEFELIAAGKGFVGIIDDDHPIGDHQNAAKQAVSLAKEKLASGAYDIMILDEINYAAKLNLISEQDILDIIAAKPEKTSLVLTGNYAPDPVIATADLVTEMKEIKHPYQKGIKAKKGIDF; encoded by the coding sequence ATGTCAGAAAGGGGCCTTGTCATAGTATACACCGGCAAGGGCAAAGGCAAAACTACAGCCGCCCTTGGAATAGTGCTTCGGGCGGTTGGGCACGGCTACAAGGTCTGCATGATCCAGTTCATCAAGGGAGAATGGTACTATGGCGAACTAGCAAGCTCAAAAAGACTCGAGCCAGAATTTGAGTTGATAGCAGCCGGCAAAGGGTTCGTAGGAATAATAGACGACGACCACCCGATCGGGGATCACCAAAACGCCGCAAAACAGGCAGTCTCGCTGGCAAAAGAGAAGCTTGCATCAGGTGCATACGACATCATGATACTGGACGAAATAAACTATGCAGCAAAACTTAACCTGATTTCAGAACAGGACATACTGGACATAATTGCTGCAAAGCCAGAAAAGACCAGCCTTGTGCTCACCGGCAACTATGCGCCCGATCCTGTGATTGCGACAGCAGACCTTGTAACAGAGATGAAGGAGATCAAGCATCCCTACCAAAAGGGGATAAAGGCGAAAAAGGGCATCGACTTTTAG
- a CDS encoding translation initiation factor IF-2 subunit alpha has translation MTATDEVQRLPEEGEIVIATVKEVTGHGAYVTLDEYNNMTGFLHISEIATGWIRNVERYVRPKQKAVLKVIRVNKARGEVDTSLKQVSGEERKSKLIEVKKNEKATAFMDFIKSKLKLTDQQVAEIEEKILQKYDYVYDAFEAVARKGPEAIQNIDLAPEIKQAIEEESNKIQIPQVEVRGIMEISSKKPDGIEIIKNTLAGIESSKGGATTTVTYVGAPRYRIVVTAENFKVAEKSMNNAVEKIRSAIEKQHGSFNFTREESKKSHQSG, from the coding sequence ATGACTGCCACCGATGAGGTTCAGAGGCTTCCTGAGGAGGGAGAAATTGTGATTGCTACTGTCAAGGAAGTCACCGGCCACGGCGCATATGTCACGCTTGACGAATACAACAACATGACAGGCTTTCTCCACATCTCAGAGATTGCAACCGGCTGGATAAGAAACGTCGAGCGATACGTCAGGCCAAAACAAAAGGCAGTCCTCAAGGTCATCAGGGTCAACAAGGCAAGAGGAGAAGTTGACACCTCTCTCAAGCAGGTCTCAGGAGAAGAGCGCAAGTCCAAGCTGATCGAAGTAAAAAAGAACGAAAAGGCGACCGCGTTCATGGACTTTATCAAGTCAAAGCTGAAGCTTACTGATCAGCAGGTCGCAGAGATAGAGGAAAAGATTCTGCAAAAGTATGATTATGTTTACGACGCTTTTGAGGCGGTGGCAAGGAAGGGGCCGGAAGCCATCCAGAACATCGACCTTGCGCCGGAAATAAAGCAGGCGATAGAAGAAGAAAGCAACAAGATCCAGATCCCGCAAGTCGAGGTAAGGGGCATAATGGAGATATCATCAAAAAAGCCGGACGGCATTGAAATTATCAAGAACACTCTTGCCGGCATCGAAAGCAGCAAGGGAGGCGCGACCACCACTGTGACCTATGTAGGCGCACCAAGGTACAGGATAGTGGTGACTGCGGAGAATTTCAAGGTAGCCGAGAAATCGATGAACAATGCTGTGGAAAAGATACGGTCCGCAATCGAAAAGCAGCACGGATCTTTTAATTTTACTCGCGAAGAGTCGAAAAAGTCGCACCAGTCAGGTTAA
- a CDS encoding isocitrate lyase/PEP mutase family protein: protein MAKKARLLSLKEQLEDKNRIIILPGVFDALSARIAEQVGFDAMFQTGYGSSAALLGMPDFGFLNAGETVDNARRIIRAVSVPVLVDADTGYGNPLNVWRLVQDLESLGAAGIFLEDQIWPKRCGHMIGKDVIPKDEYLPKLKAAVEARKSKDFIIVARTDARAPISLDEAIERGKAYKKAGADVIFVEAPRSVEELKRVADEIDAPLVANMIEDGVTPTLPAQELLKLGYRIAVFPLSALYSATYAMREVLTELKKTGATKETRKMMVTFKDFNRFVDLDKYMNLEKRYT, encoded by the coding sequence ATGGCCAAGAAAGCAAGACTGTTGTCGCTGAAAGAGCAGCTTGAAGATAAAAACAGGATAATCATCCTTCCCGGTGTCTTTGACGCGTTGAGCGCCAGAATAGCAGAGCAGGTGGGCTTTGATGCAATGTTCCAGACTGGGTACGGATCATCAGCCGCGCTGCTTGGGATGCCAGACTTTGGGTTCCTCAACGCCGGCGAGACCGTCGACAATGCAAGGAGGATAATTCGCGCAGTCAGCGTCCCCGTTCTGGTCGACGCCGACACGGGATATGGCAACCCGCTCAACGTCTGGCGGCTTGTGCAGGACCTTGAAAGCCTGGGTGCTGCCGGCATATTCCTTGAAGACCAGATATGGCCCAAAAGATGCGGCCACATGATAGGCAAGGACGTCATACCAAAGGACGAGTACCTACCCAAGCTCAAGGCGGCAGTTGAAGCGCGCAAGAGCAAAGACTTTATCATAGTCGCAAGGACCGACGCCCGCGCGCCGATAAGCCTTGATGAAGCGATAGAGCGCGGCAAGGCTTACAAAAAGGCTGGGGCCGACGTCATATTTGTAGAAGCTCCAAGATCTGTCGAAGAGCTGAAAAGAGTAGCTGATGAAATAGATGCGCCGCTGGTGGCAAACATGATAGAAGATGGGGTCACGCCGACCTTGCCTGCCCAAGAGCTGCTAAAGCTTGGCTACAGGATAGCCGTGTTTCCGCTGTCGGCACTTTACAGCGCCACGTACGCCATGAGAGAGGTGCTAACAGAGCTGAAAAAGACTGGCGCGACAAAAGAGACACGCAAGATGATGGTCACATTCAAAGATTTCAACCGCTTTGTAGACCTTGACAAGTACATGAATCTTGAAAAAAGATACACTTGA
- a CDS encoding precorrin-8X methylmutase produces the protein MSNRAFDIEKKSFEIIDSEIGSHDYNELQWAIVRRVIHATADFDFAGKGKILFHERAIESAFDAIRNRCTIVTDVDMVLAAMNKKSLTDLGLRTACYISDSGIAEEARRSGRTRSEVAMRHAAKDMDGGIVVIGNAPTALYEVISMVREGVTKPALVVGIPVGFVSAPESKEELAKMDDVPFITNVGRKGGSPAASSIINAMLLLYQSKQQ, from the coding sequence ATGTCCAACAGGGCATTTGACATTGAGAAAAAGAGCTTTGAAATAATCGACTCTGAAATCGGGAGCCACGATTATAACGAGTTGCAATGGGCCATCGTCAGGCGGGTCATACATGCGACCGCCGACTTTGACTTTGCAGGCAAGGGCAAAATTCTCTTTCATGAAAGGGCGATCGAATCCGCTTTTGACGCGATCAGAAACAGGTGCACCATTGTAACCGATGTTGACATGGTGCTTGCCGCTATGAACAAGAAATCGCTTACCGACCTTGGCCTTAGGACAGCGTGCTACATATCTGACAGTGGAATAGCAGAGGAGGCTCGCAGGTCCGGCAGGACAAGGTCCGAGGTTGCCATGCGCCACGCGGCAAAAGACATGGACGGAGGCATTGTGGTAATAGGCAACGCCCCAACCGCGCTTTACGAGGTCATCAGTATGGTAAGGGAAGGCGTCACAAAGCCCGCACTCGTGGTTGGGATACCAGTTGGCTTTGTCTCTGCGCCAGAATCAAAGGAAGAGCTGGCCAAGATGGATGATGTGCCTTTCATTACAAACGTGGGCAGGAAGGGCGGCAGCCCGGCGGCGTCTTCAATAATAAACGCAATGCTGCTGTTGTACCAGAGCAAACAACAATAG
- a CDS encoding sirohydrochlorin chelatase: MKKALLIVDRGSREPDVRQELQEICSIAKRRAGYDYADYCFLEVLPPFIGEGISKCVASGAGFVTVMPYFLYPGMKLKDTVKQSAKIGKDRKLQMAITKPLSYHPMMAQLIVDRISELKKDRGITYPDKECDVVLIGHGSSDKNARDAFIHAANMIRPHYRSVHFCFLELDHPNIEEGIGQAIAGNPKVILMMPYFLHRGAHIKTDVVKDVNAALDKHGFTSAFMARHLGVDEKLVDLVIERAREVEKRFGV, translated from the coding sequence ATGAAAAAGGCGCTTTTGATAGTTGACAGAGGGAGCAGGGAGCCGGACGTAAGGCAGGAGCTGCAAGAGATCTGCTCGATTGCAAAGCGCCGCGCAGGATATGACTATGCAGACTATTGCTTCCTTGAAGTGCTTCCGCCGTTTATCGGAGAAGGCATAAGCAAGTGCGTGGCAAGCGGGGCCGGCTTTGTCACGGTGATGCCATATTTCCTGTACCCAGGCATGAAGCTGAAAGACACTGTGAAGCAGAGCGCCAAGATAGGAAAGGACAGGAAACTGCAGATGGCTATCACAAAGCCCCTTTCCTACCACCCGATGATGGCGCAGCTGATAGTCGACAGGATAAGCGAGCTCAAAAAAGACAGGGGGATCACATATCCTGACAAAGAGTGCGATGTTGTGCTTATTGGGCATGGCAGCAGCGACAAGAATGCCCGCGACGCTTTCATTCATGCTGCAAACATGATAAGGCCACACTATCGCAGCGTCCACTTTTGCTTTCTAGAACTAGACCATCCAAACATCGAAGAAGGGATCGGGCAGGCGATTGCCGGGAACCCAAAAGTGATATTGATGATGCCATACTTTTTGCACAGAGGAGCACACATCAAGACAGACGTGGTCAAGGACGTAAACGCTGCGCTTGACAAGCATGGCTTTACAAGTGCGTTCATGGCCCGGCATCTGGGCGTCGACGAAAAGCTGGTTGACCTCGTGATCGAGAGGGCAAGAGAGGTGGAGAAAAGGTTTGGCGTCTGA
- a CDS encoding ArnT family glycosyltransferase — protein sequence MLSVSFNKRYLLILIPLALSSFTHLWNATGFPDLFYDEGIYMRRAMNVLEHQMLQENLYYYDHPLFGQIFLAGLLALTNYPDSLNPSISAQSIESLYLVPKIWMGVLAVIDTFLIYKIADYKYGSSRIAFLASILFAVMPMTWLTRRILLESLLLPFLLSSILFALQLQRSHNKRQQQYFAMMLSGTCLGLAIFTKIPVFTMIPLIGFSVYTGSSKEKNQLRNVGLWFIPVVLIPMIWPAESISTGSFDNWVRGVLTQTQRHSDGITTAFAGFLITDPVLLALGILGFGYAILKKDLFVLLWVGPFLVFLWLIGYVQYFHVMPVLPVFCISAALWINDVINKVGPGRRLIQHGIVASIVVFGLASTTLLITTNVTSSQFEAAAFALSLADNDTTIIANPVYSWPYNFVFHVPHAMNDYRDVMYSAIPTDKVVLISDPHFRGSINEAPIVQTYNSTTSVRTFYGNARSYDPDLYPYTSMTLNYQGNDIDVRQKLP from the coding sequence TTGCTTTCTGTATCTTTCAACAAGAGATACTTGCTGATCCTTATTCCATTAGCGCTGTCTTCGTTTACGCACCTCTGGAATGCCACGGGCTTTCCAGACCTGTTTTACGACGAGGGCATCTACATGAGAAGAGCAATGAACGTTCTGGAACATCAAATGCTGCAGGAAAACCTGTACTATTACGATCATCCCTTGTTTGGCCAGATCTTTCTGGCTGGCTTGCTTGCTCTTACCAACTATCCGGATTCACTAAATCCGTCAATCTCAGCTCAATCGATTGAATCGCTCTATCTTGTGCCAAAGATATGGATGGGAGTGCTTGCTGTGATTGACACGTTCCTGATCTACAAAATTGCAGACTACAAGTACGGCAGCTCTAGAATTGCGTTTCTTGCTTCGATCCTGTTTGCAGTAATGCCAATGACTTGGCTTACCAGAAGGATACTGCTAGAGTCGTTGCTGCTGCCCTTCCTGCTATCCTCGATCTTGTTTGCGCTCCAGCTGCAGCGCTCGCACAACAAAAGACAGCAGCAGTATTTTGCCATGATGCTTTCCGGAACGTGTCTTGGCCTTGCGATTTTTACCAAGATCCCCGTATTTACAATGATCCCGCTGATTGGCTTTTCAGTCTATACTGGCAGCAGCAAGGAGAAGAACCAGCTGAGAAATGTGGGCCTCTGGTTCATTCCGGTAGTCTTGATTCCGATGATCTGGCCTGCGGAGAGCATTTCCACCGGCTCTTTTGATAACTGGGTCAGAGGCGTTCTGACGCAGACACAGAGGCACAGCGACGGCATTACCACCGCCTTTGCAGGCTTTCTTATCACAGATCCTGTCCTCCTTGCGCTGGGCATCCTTGGATTTGGTTATGCCATTTTGAAGAAGGACCTGTTCGTTTTGCTCTGGGTAGGACCGTTTCTGGTATTCTTGTGGCTTATAGGTTACGTGCAGTACTTCCATGTGATGCCAGTATTGCCAGTGTTCTGCATCTCTGCAGCCCTCTGGATAAATGACGTCATTAACAAAGTCGGACCAGGGCGGCGGCTGATACAACATGGCATAGTGGCTTCCATAGTAGTCTTTGGGCTTGCCAGCACCACGCTGCTGATAACAACTAACGTAACATCGAGCCAATTTGAGGCTGCTGCATTTGCCCTGTCGCTGGCAGACAATGACACGACGATAATTGCAAACCCTGTCTATTCATGGCCCTACAATTTCGTGTTTCATGTGCCTCATGCCATGAATGACTATCGGGATGTCATGTACTCTGCAATCCCAACCGACAAGGTTGTGCTCATTTCCGATCCTCACTTCCGGGGCAGCATCAATGAAGCGCCGATAGTGCAGACATACAACAGCACCACCAGCGTCAGAACCTTTTATGGAAACGCCAGAAGCTACGACCCAGACCTGTACCCTTATACCAGCATGACCCTGAACTATCAGGGAAACGACATTGACGTCAGGCAGAAACTGCCTTGA
- a CDS encoding TolB family protein, whose product MLPVQNGKITKISNGTTFLRDWSSDGRFIIGDNLVMISPNGIILQVPEGLEEISIPSISPSNDQLLFIAKHEIEMDTNYDVFKYKLSDGSIQQLTNNPKLTAQGLVERIVGAEWLSNGRILYVQSETDTKDTSHQTSSLDC is encoded by the coding sequence GTGCTTCCAGTCCAGAATGGAAAGATAACAAAGATTTCGAATGGTACCACATTTCTCAGGGATTGGAGTTCGGATGGCAGATTCATAATCGGAGATAACCTCGTAATGATTAGTCCAAATGGTATAATTTTACAAGTTCCGGAAGGCTTGGAAGAGATCTCTATTCCGAGCATTTCACCGAGCAATGATCAACTATTATTTATTGCCAAGCATGAAATAGAAATGGATACAAATTATGATGTTTTCAAGTATAAGCTAAGCGATGGTTCGATACAACAGCTAACAAATAATCCAAAATTGACAGCGCAGGGCTTGGTTGAGCGAATAGTTGGAGCTGAATGGCTTTCGAACGGTAGAATACTGTACGTTCAAAGTGAGACAGATACAAAGGACACCAGTCATCAAACAAGCTCTCTGGATTGCTAA
- a CDS encoding ATP cone domain-containing protein → MARKKKAVKKRTTRKSKGAAKRKKRPRKKPAAVTIRRSSGRKEKFDLDRMAATTSRSGVPFLIARDIAKNVSKQIKSEAKEKSKKTVTAGRVRNMIAEELRGRNQQAAVSSYIGEMPENTQHDKANVDQYESPIGSADTDQHNAYRANRDSVMHDRSKRFASSA, encoded by the coding sequence ATGGCAAGGAAGAAAAAAGCTGTCAAAAAGCGCACGACAAGGAAAAGCAAGGGCGCCGCCAAGAGAAAGAAAAGGCCCAGGAAAAAGCCGGCAGCAGTCACGATCCGGCGATCAAGCGGTAGAAAGGAAAAGTTTGACCTTGACCGGATGGCTGCAACTACCAGCAGATCGGGGGTGCCGTTTTTGATAGCCAGAGACATTGCCAAGAATGTCTCAAAGCAGATCAAATCCGAAGCAAAAGAAAAAAGCAAAAAGACCGTGACTGCTGGCAGGGTAAGAAACATGATCGCGGAGGAGCTGCGCGGCCGGAACCAGCAGGCTGCCGTATCATCATACATTGGTGAAATGCCAGAAAACACACAGCACGACAAGGCCAATGTAGACCAGTATGAATCACCCATTGGAAGTGCTGATACTGATCAGCATAATGCGTACAGGGCAAACAGGGACAGTGTAATGCACGACCGGAGCAAGCGATTTGCATCGTCTGCCTGA